One Denticeps clupeoides chromosome 3, fDenClu1.1, whole genome shotgun sequence DNA window includes the following coding sequences:
- the atp8b1 gene encoding phospholipid-transporting ATPase IC — MSRRRADSHGSLGPDDEVVPYSDDETDDELEPSIDEQPEGLPSVSQLSDLNWQVKANDRSFCKQPQFQKKFFLCFKRCKYAGNAIRTYKYNVITFLPLNLYEQFKRAANLYFLALLILQIIPEITTLPWYTTLVPLVLVLGITAIKDLVDDLARHRMDKEINNRKCEVLLNGRFQECRWMQIQVGDVVRLKKNDFIPADILLLSSSNPNSLCYVETAELDGETNLKFKMGLKVTHERLQEESQLQSFDALIECEEPNNRLDKFTGNMLWGRERFPLDLDNMLLRGCKVRNTDECHGLVIYAGSDTKIMRNGGKTRFKRTKIDYLMNYMVYTIFVLLILVCAGLAIGHTYWYQDVGSRAWYLYDGLNQTASYRGFLSFWGYIIVLNTMVPISLYVSVEVIRLGQSKFINWDLQMYYSEKDTPAKARTTTLNEQLGQIEYIFSDKTGTLTQNIMAFKKCSIAGRVYGDPNNPDGSPMGHDKRPVDFSSNIFAEKKFQFYDHHLISCIQSKKDKDVLEFFKLLSLCHTVMVEQREDDLVYQAASPDEGALVTAARNFGFVFLSRTQDTITISEMGTETTYEMLALLDFNSDRKRMSIILRFPDGKIRLYCKGADTVIYERLSPNSKYKDVTQEALDVFANETLRTLCLCYKDISRADFDAWSRKYKEASIAMRNREEALDEVYEQIEKDLLLIGATAIEDKLQDGVPETIAKLAKADIKIWVLTGDKKETAENIGFSCQLLTDDMQIYYGEDVNEKLSMRQNSRRNEPLGKPKKIKERFFPEGGKNALIITGGWLNEILYEKKKKRRRLRLRRLGKKPSPTSPQDSQPMNDHEKELRQQDFVDMACECGAVICCRVTPKQKANVVNLVKKYKKAITLSIGDGANDVNMIKTADIGVGISGQEGMQAVMSSDYAFAQFRYLQRLLLVHGRWSYIRMCKFLRYFFYKNFSFTLVHFWYSFFSGYSSQVAYEDWFITLYNVCYSSLPVLLVGLLDQDVNDKLSLMFPKLYLPGQQGTLFNYKNFFISLFHGIFTSLIIFFIPYGAFLQTMGQDGEAPSDYQSFAVVTASSLIITVNLQISLDTSYWTFVNCFAVLGSMAIYFGIMFDIHSAGIHVIFPSAFKFTGVASNALRQPYLWLTIILTVGISLLPVICIQFLCKTIWPSVGDELQRNRRKFERQAEEPPKEKPTFQRGARSRRSAYAFSHSRGYADLISTGRSIRQKPRARRDAPESIKEAPQAENI, encoded by the exons ATGAGTCGCAGACGAGCAGACTCCCACGGTTCACTGGGGCCAGATGATGAAGTGGTGCCATACAGCGACGATGAGACCGATGATGAGTTGGAACCAAGCATTGACGAGCAACCAGAAGGGCTTCCATCTGTTTCACAACTCAGTG ATCTCAACTGGCAGGTCAAAGCTAATGACCGGAGTTTCTGCAAGCAACctcaatttcagaaaaaattctTTTTGTGTTTCAAGAGGTGCAAATATGCT GGAAATGCAATCAGGACCTACAAGTACAATGTCATAACATTCTTACCCCTAAACCTGTACGAGCAGTTCAAACGCGCAGCAAACCTCTACTTCCTTGCCTTGCTCATTTTACAG ATCATTCCTGAAATCACCACACTACCTTGGTACACTACTTTGGTGCCTTTGGTCCTGGTGCTGGGCATCACTGCCATCAAAGACCTGGTGGATGACTTG GCACGACACAGGATGGACAAGGAGATCAACAACAGGAAATGTGAGGTGTTGCTCAATGGCAG gttccAAGAGTGTAGGTGGATGCAGATACAAGTTGGCGATGTTGTAAGattaaagaaaaatgattttattcca GCCgacattttgttgttgtccAGCTCAAATCCCAACAGCCTTTGTTATGTAGAGACAGCTGAACTTGATGG ggagaCAAAtctaaagtttaaaatgggtcTAAAAGTGACACATGAGCGGTTGCAGGAGGAGAGTCAGCTGCAAAGTTTTGATG CCCTGATTGAGTGCGAGGAACCCAATAATCGACTTGACAAGTTTACTGGCAACATGCTGTGGGGACGAGAACGTTTTCCTCTTGACCTGGACAACATGCTCCTGAGAGGCTGTAAAGTCCGTAACACTGATGAGTGCCATGGTCTGGTTATCTATGCAG GATCTGACACTAAAATCATGAGGAATGGTGGCAAGACTCGTTTCAAGAGGACTAAAATTGATTATCTGATGAACTACATGGTTTACACT ATTTTTGTCTTGCTGATTCTGGTGTGTGCTGGCCTTGCTATCGGTCACACATACTGGTATCAGGATGTTGGAAGCCGGGCCTGGTACCTGTATGATGGACTCAACCAGACTGCCTCTTACAGGGGTTTTCTCAGTTTCTGGGGCTACATCATTGTCCTTAACACCATGGTGCCCATATCCCTCTATGTCAG TGTGGAAGTCATTCGTCTGGGTCAGAGCAAGTTCATCAATTGGGACCTGCAGATGTACTACTCTGAGAAAGACACCCCAGCCAAGGCGCGTACCACTACCCTCAATGAGCAGCTCGGCCAGATTGAGTACATTTTCTCTGACAAGACTGGTACCCTCACGCAGAACATTATGGCCTTCAAAAAGTGTAGCATCGCTGGACGTGTGTATG GTGACCCTAACAATCCTGATGGATCACCAATGGGACATGACAAGAGG CCAGTAGACTTCAGCAGTAACATATTCGCTGAAAAGAAGTTCCAGTTCTATGACCATCATCTAATTTCCTGCATCCAGTCAAAGAAGGATAAAGATGTTTTGGAGTTCTTCAAGCTCCTGTCCCTCTGTCACACAGTTATGGTGGAGCAGAGGGAAG ATGACCTGGTGTATCAGGCTGCCTCGCCTGATGAGGGTGCACTTGTTACAGCAGCCAGGAACTTTGGCTTTGTATTCCTATCTCGCACTCAGGACACCATAACAATCAGTGAGATGGGCACAGAAACAACTTACGAGATGTTGGCGCTGCTGGACTTCAACAGTGACCGAAAACGCATGTCCATCATCT TAAGGTTCCCAGATGGCAAAATCCGCCTGTACTGCAAGGGGGCAGATACTGTTATCTATGAACGCCTGAGCCCAAACAGCAAATACAAGGATGTCACACAGGAAGCCCTGGAT GTCTTCGCCAATGAGACTCTGCGGACACTCTGCCTATGTTACAAAGATATCAGCCGTGCAGACTTTGATGCCTGGAGCAGGAAGTACAAGGAGGCCAGCATTGCTATGAGAAACCGAGAGGAGGCTTTGGACGAGGTGTATGAGCAGATAGAGAAAGACCTTCTG CTGATTGGTGCCACTGCCATAGAGGATAAACTCCAGGATGGGGTTCCCGAGACCATTGCCAAACTTGCTAAAGCTGATATCAAAATTTGGGTACTGACAGGAGATAAGAAAG AAACTGCTGAAAACATTGGTTTTTCCTGTCAGCTGCTGACAGACGACATGCAGATCTACTATGGAGAGGATGTGAA TGAAAAACTGAGCATGCGACAGAACAGTAGGAGGAATGAACCCTTGGGCAAAcctaagaaaataaaagaacgtTTCTTTCCCGAGGGTGGCAAAAATGCTCTGATCATCACTGGTGGATGGCTG AACGAGATTCTCtatgagaaaaagaagaagaggcgtAGACTGCGTCTGCGCCGCCTTGGAAAGAAACCATCTCCCACCAGCCCACAGGACAGCCAGCCAATGAACGACCATGAGAAAGAGTTGCGGCAGCAGGACTTTGTGGACATGGCGTGTGAGTGTGGTGCAGTCATTTGCTGCCGAGTCACACCCAAGCAAAAAGCAAATGTGGTCAACCTGGTGAAAAAGTACAAGAAGGCCATCACACTGTCCATAGGGGATGGAGCCAATGATGTCAACATGATCAAGA CTGCGGACATTGGAGTGGGTATCAGCGGACAGGAGGGCATGCAGGCAGTGATGTCCAGTGACTACGCCTTTGCTCAGTTCCGGTACCTACAGCGCCTCCTACTGGTTCACGGCCGTTGGTCCTACATTCGGATGTGCAAATTTCTGCGATATTTCTTCTACAAGAACTTTTCGTTCACGCTGGTTCATTTCTGGTACTCCTTCTTCAGTGGATACTCCTCTCAG GTTGCATATGAAGACTGGTTCATTACACTTTACAACGTGTGCTACAGTAGCTTGCCAGTTCTGTTGGTGGGACTGCTTGATCAG GATGTCAACGACAAGCTGAGTTTAATGTTCCCCAAATTGTACCTACCAGGCCAGCAAGGGACATTATTCAATTACAAGAACTTCTTCATCAGTCTGTTCCATGGCATCTTCACTTCgctcataatttttttcatcccaTATGGAGCTTTCCTCCAGACCATGGGTCAGGATGGTGAAGCCCCTTCTGACTATCAGTCTTTCGCCGTGGTTACTGCATCATCTCTCATAATCACTGTCAATCTGCAG ATATCCCTGGACACATCGTACTGGACGTTTGTCAACTGCTTTGCTGTTTTAGGCAGTATGGCAATATATTTTGGCATCATGTTTGACATCCATAGTGCTGGGATTCATGTCATCTTTCCTTCTGCCTTCAAATTTACTG GTGTGGCCTCCAATGCACTCAGACAGCCCTACCTGTGGCTCACAATCATTTTGACAGTGGGAATCAGTTTGCTGCCAGTCATCTGCATCCAGTTTCTCTGTAAAACCATATGGCCATCTGTTGGAGACGAG CTTCAGAGAAATAGGAGGAAGTTTGAGAGGCAGGCAGAGGAGCCACCGAAAGAGAAGCCCACGTTCCAGCGAGGTGCTCGTTCCCGGCGCTCCGCTTACGCATTTTCCCACTCAAGAGGCTATGCTGACCTCATTTCCACGGGACGTAGCATTCGGCAGAAGCCCAGGGCGCGGCGGGACGCACCAGAAAGCATCAAAGAGGCCCCTCAGGCTGAAAATATTTAA